GTGCACTTTTGACGTCAACGATGTAAAACCGAAAAATTTTGCATGCTTTATTGGATGGCTGCTTTTACGTTCCAGCTCAGCGTTTCCTTATAAAAATCCAGAACAATATACCACGGTACCGACTGCTTGACTCTTTGCTGATAAGTTGTCCGCGTTTCCCTATTCGGTTTGTGTGTACTCATACTTTataaaccaaaaagaaaaaaagaaaaaaaagggaggccAGTCAAGAGAAAGGAAGATAACCACGGCTCATTGATTTCACACCACGACCCGCCTCTCGCAGACCTTGcggcttttttttgtgtgttttgttttgtttgtctcTTTCACATTCCGCTATTGTCAGCTCGTCTTCGAGTAACTCGGCCGCAATCTGGAAGAATCCAGTCACGCGCCTTTGTGTCTTCTTTGGGTTCTGCGCGTCCCTTTCGTgccagaaaacaaaacagattCTTACGACGCAAGTCAATTGTTCATCTCTTTTGGGCATCTCCCCGTTTTCCGCTGCTTATTCACGATGCGTCTTATTGCACGCATGGCGTCCAGATGCTCGGCCTGAAATAAATCGGTAGCAAAAGCGGCTAGAAAAAGAAGGGAGgacggaaagaaaaagaaaaagaaaacgaggaagGCACGAAGATCAAAAGATTGGAgaagaaatataaaaacaaatcatgCCAACTTGATTGATTCGGCCGTGCTATAGATGATTATTCAAATGCACTCGCACCGGGATAGGACACAGCTGGGGGTGACTCCAGATCGCAAAGGGTGTTCCATCATTCTGGAATTTAATTCAAGGGAATTaacagcaaaaagaaatatttaatattCCAGCTGCGGCACAGACACACACTGTACAGAAAGAAATGGAAGGTATGTGGCAGTCGACTACACCATCGTGTGAGCTGACTGCTGAGAAGTTGCCGTGCAAGAAGGTGGTAGCAATCAGCGGCAGCTAGCATGGTCGGTCGCTTTCTTTGTGATTAGCAGTAGGGGGTCCGTAACGAAATGATCATTTTCcccttcatttttctttcttctatatATTCTCaggtttttttcctctttctcctcttcctttttcatttcagctgaagaagaagaaaaaaaaaagtaaaaaaaggggaaataaaTGAGAAAACTTTTTATTTGTACCGCCCGACTGGCTTCCCCTCATTTTCTTCTGCACGATCCTCAATGCGTTTATGGTTGCGCGCTTTGGTTCGTATGCTAGAGCCAATCTAATTATAGTCCACCAGTTTCCTGTCTACTGATTATCGCAGTCAGCCGTGCCGTTATTGGTACAAACCGATTCACAGTAAACGACACCTAAATTGATTCAATTACGCTCCGCTTTCCATACAAGCAAATTTCAACTGGACAGCGAACACGGCGGTTAGTTTTACATCACGAGTGGAAACCCCTTTTGGAAAAATAGAGCGCTATAAGCGCGTTAACCGATGCGTGTATGATGTCATTTAAGGGGAAGGTCGTATCTTGAATTGCCACATTGACGCTGCGGTAGGTCTCAAGGCATCTGAATTTCCTCTcttttaaacaacaacaaaaaaatatatatatatatggatATTCCTTTCGCCACCAGCTTGTCGGCAAGATGACGCATTGAAGCCTTGCTGGATGTTTACCAATTTCTATGGCAAGAGAGGAACCCAGGCAGCTAGATGGTGTTTTAATGGCTGATATATATTAGAAAGGACCCGTTTTCCCCCTCGGTCAACACAGCCCAAATGGTATAATGCGTCGGTCTTTTGAGACCGCGTGTAGGAACGCATTAAAAAACCCTGTGAGAAAAAGGCATGATTCAAGTGTCAACTGTGCGCAAGGCGCGGCTCCAACCCAAAATGGACTGTATACGAAAACTGCGTTTGAATGTgtcaacaattttttattcgaatgtTAACATCGTGCCTGACTAACTTTTTCCAACAGTAGATGAACGCACTTTTTTACACCGAACTGAAACGTTTCCCAAACAGCAGTTTATacggccctttttttttccttttttttctttaatgtaattttaactttaataataataataacccTGCGGCAGGTAAATGTCTTAAATAGACCGGATGCTGAAGAACTTTCTTCTTGCCTTTTGAGTATAATCAACGCTCGGGATGACGTTGACAATGTAGAAGAGACACAATGAACTTGACCAACAATTTTGCGCGCCAATCGTTGTTGTTCCCAGTTTCGATGTTCTCTTTTTCCAGTACCGTCGACAAACGGTTTGTCATGTGACAAATAACCGGATACTCGAGTGAACCGAATTCTGACCTTTGGGTTCCAAACATATCATTCGTCTCTTTCCGCCCATAGCACGCGCTTTCATACCTTTCTGTTGAAACCAgccaaaaaaaagttgaaggaCCGCAAGAGGGGGGCCACTGTCCTTTCCATTCGTAATCCAGATGTTTTGCCCGTTAGCTGTTCAGCAGTCGCCCTTTACTTTGCGTTTGGGTGGATGACACTTGCCGGCGTGCTGACCTTTTACCATTGCTTCCTCTTTTCACAAAAGACAATTGTCGCAATTGAAGAAAGTATAGTCGCCTTTTATTATATCATTCGAAAATTGAAATGATTGCTGCCccattccaattttttttttctttttttttttgagggttGTTCTCTTACGACTTCCGGCACGTGCggttttggatttttttatgATTCTTCTACCTTCGTTTAGGCTACAGGATGGTCTTCTTGCCAATTCCTGTTTACCTGTCCTTTTGGTTGGAAGGAGGAACTCTCATCTCCAACAGACGAAAAAGAACAAAGCTTCTCGTAACTGACCCTAAAACCCATTCCCCGCCACatgattagaaaaaaaaattatgatttgaaaaatttcgtgGATATGTTCTATCGATTCAATTAAAGAACCCCTATTAGGTTCAGTGGGATAACGCAACGATTGGCTTGCAAGAATGTGTTACCCTTATCGGCCGATCGGGCAGACTGCCCAAATACCAACACGTATAACTGTTGTCTTATCATTTCCTGTTTAGCGCAAATGGCAGCTCTTCGTGCGAGTCGCTTCCTAGCCAACAAGGCGAGCAATAGACTGCGAGGAGAAGTGTGTAGCCTCTATTCTTCAAAAATGCGCATCGCGTGTATGTTTCGGtgacacacacgcacacacctCCGGCAACGTCTCGTGACGAACACTATAGAACGCCTTCTTCCTATTCTCTTCATCTATACAGAGGGTCTCTCAGAAGTCGCTAGTTACCGCCTACTCGTTGCGACTTTTGTTGACATTTTCTTAGCTGCTGCTGAAGACAAACAGTAGCAATAGCTATTGCCCTTAagtgtgtgtatacacactCACATGTACTACAGGTTATATTTATAGCTGGCCGTGTATGTATACAGTACGGGTATATATGTAGAAGACAGCCGGCCTTTATAATGCTCCGGTGGAAGGAGGACTGCCATAGTATATCTTGTCAAGTGGCATTAGCTCTACTCCTTccaataatttatttttatcccCTTCCTCCAGCTTCTCTTTAACTcggtcctttttttctttctttttttctggagGGTTACACGCAACGAAAAAGCAAAGGCGGCTGCTGATGCCCAGCAGGAGCGCCACCACGCTTTACAAAGTAGAAGCACGTCTTTAATGCCCTCACCGATTCCCTTAGCTTCTGTTTTTCTATTGCACGTTTAAGTAATGAATCAAAATATgcaatcacaaaaaaaaaaaaggaaaatattcaaattagAGGTTGAGCAACAGCTTGAATATCTGTCGGCAGCCAAAATATCAATCAAACAAAACCGAAATGACTAGCTGTCGACACCATTTGAAACACCGCTAGCGTGAAACTGTTTTTAATGTGGACGACGACGTCTATGACGAATTGGAAAGATGGATAATATCAGTAGaactcattattttattttctgtgtgtgtgtgtgtgtgtgtgttttcccACGATTCTTTCTATGATGTTGCTGATGGAACAAAACTGACCTCCATCCAGATTTACAAACCGAGTTCAGGACGATGCCTCAGCCCGTGCAAGGCATCGCCGGTGATTCAGTCGTTCTAGAATGTGAGCCACCTCGCGGTCATCCAGAGCCACAAATCCGCTGGAAGAAAAACGGACAATCGTTGGAGCTCGATTTGGATCTCGGTGTTGATTCTGACCGGTATGTTAACTATTCGCTTGCCTTCGTCTAAACGTATACAATATCGATATATACTACGTGCATATTATACgcaaatgttttaaaattcacgtttttcttatttctttgattttatttcCCAATCACGTTGGGCTTCGGCGTCATCCATCGAATAACAGGATCCGAGTGGAGGAGAGCGGCAACTTAGTCATCACCAAATTGGCAGCCAGCGATCAAGGACGATACGTTTGCGTTGCCCAAAACACAGTGGGTACCCGCGAGACTTCACCAGTTTTGTTGACAGTCAACGGTAAGAGACTTGCATCAAAGTTCATCAAGTGCACTCTTTCTTAGCTTTTGTATAGCCTTGCCTGTCGATGTTTGTCTTGGCCCCTCTCACTTATGATGAAAGATAACCAAACCAACTGGCTCATTCTTCGAGGAAAGACAACACACACGAAGCGGGGTGATCTCGTTTCACCGTCAAATGTGTGTCGGCCAAGCATTCTTTGAGACAAAATGGGCCGACTTTGGGAGGGCGAAGGAAGATTCCCCTGGCACTCTTCTTTTATCTCTTCTGAGAACCGATGCCGACATTGCCACCGCCCGTCGCTGCTCTCCAAAgataaaaaactaaacaagACAAACACATACACACAAGTCAAACCCCCGCGTCCTCTAATATCCAATGCGTCCAACAACAACCAAACCCCTCGCGCTAAAcaaaactaatagaacaaaacaaactttgAGTACGTTAACACTTTTAGGGCCAAGCAGCCACTCTGAAAACAAGGGCCAAAAGAGCAAAAGCTCGTTTACATGTAGCCAAAGATAAATATTCGATGTTGAAGCACTTTCCAATTTGGTGCTCATCATCCTCGTCCCTCACTTCAGCAGTTGGGAGGCTTTCGATTTCTGATTCACATTTTGAAACATAACAGTAGGAGAAACATGAAAATTATGCTGAGAAACAAAAGAGGCATGGGGGATGACTAGCGTTGGATCCATGTTCACCTCGTAATGAAAAacaatgttgatgttgttagggaagaaaaagagaacagaaATTGTGTAGGAGACGAAACAAATCATGAATTTTAAATGGGGACTAGAGGTGCGGCCGAGatattcaaaattcaaatgactACAAAGAGAGATGAGCAAGCTCATTCCCACGTCCAACTTTAGCTGGCCAACAGCATGTTCACGTGAATACATGTTTATGTAAGCATGGCCTATGAATAATGAGCTGATTGGAAGACTCCTGCTCCTTACCTCTGATTATTCAAATGATGGGCAGCGATGATAAGACAAACAAACGCAAAGGAAAATCTTTGAATGATTTTCATTACTCGTTCTCTCTTCATCGCTGCCATTTGAATCACAAGTTATTGCTGACAAACGAAACTATCAAATTAGTAATAACGTTGGCCAGCATATTAGCATACTTTATCTTACCTTCGgtttttttggtgtttttttttttttgggcagGGGGGGGGGCGTTTACTACCCACAACTTTTTTAATAAGTTAACGTCACATGTTCAAGTTAAACTTTATTAATTGAATACATatacttatttttttcttcttttagttcGCCCGGGAGTCATTCGCCCACCTCAAGACATCACAGCGCTAGTCGGCAGTGACGTAAATTTTGAATGCGGAGTGACTGGTGATCCGACTCCCGTCGTAACCTGGCGACGGGTGGACGGATCTCCGATGCCTGCCAACGGACGGACCAGGCCTGTTGACCACAACAAATCTGGACTAGTTTCCGTTCTACGAATCGAGCGAATCAGCGCTTCAGACAGTGGCCGCTATCTGTGCAACGTTGAAAATTCATTAGGGTCGAGTTCTGCGTGGGCACAATTGACCGTTCTAGTTCCCCCTACCTGGGATTTCGGTTCTACCGCTGGTGGAAATAGTCAGCCTAATAACTCTCCTTTGCCGAAAGAAGCGAGAGCTCACGCCGGCCAAACGTTCACGTTGGATTGCCCAGCCGACGGGTCACCGAAACCGCTCATCTTCTGGAACAGAGAAGGACGAGCGCAACCCTATTTTGCCAATGCCGCTGACGGAGATTCGCAATCAAGGTGGAGTGTCCTAAGTAATGGCACTTTGGTGATCCGCGATGTGCGCAGGGAGGACGCGTCTGCGTTGTGGTGCGCCGCCGTCAATGAAGCCGGCAGTTTAATGGCTCGTACGAGATTGGAAGTCATCTCAATTTCGAAACCACCTCCGGTTGTCATAGAGGTTGGGCCGGCCAACCAGACGCTTCCAACCAAATCACCGGCCTCGCTACCTTGCCAAGCGGAAGGCCAACCAGTCAAATGGACGAAAGATGGCCGACCGCTAAACGTCAGTTTGGCCATGGACACGTTCAATACTGGTGGCTCGCAGGGATCGCATCACTCGCGAATCAGCCTCTCCGATTCTGGTTTATTGATGATTGACGACTTGCAGCTAAGCGACGCGGGAACGTACACATGCGAAGTCGGCGAGGACGATCAATTTGCCGCCTGGACAGCGACCCTGGCTGTTGCGAGTCCCACCAATCCCAACGTGGTTTTCTATCGCAGTCCTAGCGATCCAATGGCTCTACCAGGATCGCCTTCTCAGCCTCGTCTTCTTCAAAAGACGTCCACTAGTTTGACGATTGGATGGCAAAGCGGGTCGAGAATGGGAGCATCAACTCTTCTCGGCTACACCATCGAAGTTTTCAATTCAGCCGAGGACGACTACGATGGCGAATCAGCCCGTCCCAGGCAAGGTAGTTGGACGTGGACTGGACCTTTCGTTCAAGTGAAACGATCTTGGCGGATTGTCACGCGCGGTTTGAAAGCAGACCAGTTCACTTTGAACGATCTTCAACCGGCGACGTCTTACACTTTCCTAGTACGAGCTGAGAATAATCACGGGCTTTCGCTTCCCAGTCCCGTATCTCCCTGGTTCACGACGTTACCCGCAACAAAGCACAACGGACAAGGACAGTGGCAATCAGCAGCTGAACTAGAGGATGTCCGGCTACGGCTTTCCGCCCCACGGCTTCGTTTGGATCAAGCTCGCTCTATCAATTCGACGAGCGTTCGCCTATCTTGGCAATTATTAGATGGCGATAGCGACACGACCCTCGATGCTATTCACGTATGGTACCGCCGAGCAGAGGCAAATAATGATTCCGACGATGATGAAACTTTGAATGAAGAAGTTGTCATTCCCATGAACCGGATCATGTCTGCAAACCACCTAGGATCGTTCTCTCACACGCTGGGCGCATTGTCGCCGTATACGCGATACGTTTTCTTCCTAGTTCCGTCATTTCGTAACGTCCTCGGACAACCATCAAACAGCAAAATGGAACGCACCATGGAAGCAGGTaacaaaaaagagaaccaGCATGTCGTCCATTGACTTGCCCGTAACTATCGGATGTGGttcttcaatttgtttttctttttattattctcttAGTACCAGCCGGTCCACCTTTGAATCTGGTTGTCAGACAATTGAACGCCACAAGTGTATTGGTTCAGTGGCTACCACCACCAATTGCCTTACGAAATGGCAACATTACTTCCTATCAGGTGCGTTGCTCGCCTTAAGGCAAACTCGCAATTCTTTCGTTTAATAGCTCACCTTTCATTTTATACCAACTCACGAATTTTTATCTCCACCTCAACAGATAAGCGTAGCTTTGGATGGCACGAATCCCAGAACTTTACTGGCAAATCTGACCATCCCAGCCTTACCGACGTCCGTTGTGATCGGAGGACTGAACACGAATACAGCCTATTCCATTCAGGCGGCTGCATGGACGCTGATGGGCCTAGGACCGACCAGTCCACCCGTAGTCTATCGAATGGAACCCGTGATTTCGTCATCGGCCACTAATGTTCGGTCAGGTTCGTCTCCTTCACTGGCCAAACCTTCGGACGATGAGAATTCGATGGGTGGATCAGATTCAGCTCCGCAGGGAGTAACACAGGTGGTGCAAGAAACTTGGTTCATTCTCCTGCTCGGTGGAATATTATTGGCGATTCTTTGTCTGCTCGTGGCCGCACTTCTTGTGCGTCGCAACCTGGCCAAAAAGAAAGCATTGTCTGCGCTGAGTAAGTCCGATCCCATCGTCGACGCAAGCTGTCATGGGATGGTTGGAGGAGTAGCTGGAACGGTCCGTGGCCGTGAAGCGTTTTGGTCTCGCGGCTGGTCGACATCCATTGGAAACGCCAAAGAAATGGATGCCCAGGCAACGCTTTTACCTCACGGTGTAGGAACGACCGCCATCATGAATCGCTCTTTGGTCCCCCCGCCGGAGTATGCCGAGCTTCTAGGTCACGGGGCCAATCAAGATCAATCGCAACATCAACATCCGGGACAGTTAAGTCTCAGTTCCTTTTTGCCGAGACGCAACCCCAACGTCCAGCAACCCCACCCAGCAGCGTACGCGACAACGACCTTGGTTGCCCACCGCAACAACGCCAGCAACAGTCAACAGCACTGCGTCAATCACGATCCTTACGCCGCTTCATGTTCGGCCTTTTCTGCATCGGATTCGAGTGGATACACCACCGACGAACTCGGCGATCGTTGCCGCCGTCCGTACCCCTCTGGAATCAGCTCTAAAAGCCGACAGAGCAACGGCAGTAACGGTGTTAAGCCGTTGCCCAATCTGGGCGAGTTACTTCCTCCTCCGCCACGTCATCCGCCACCCATCAACCCTTCGCAGGGTATATTTGATCGGCAAAACAGTGAGGTATTGCATCAGACCATAAATTGTTTACTCGCGTACAAATTAATagagatttttttctttgtatcaCTTAAAGGCATTGGCCAACCATTTAGCTATGAAGAACGCGTCCTTGAATGGACCTTTACCGGTCCACTCGTCCCCAGCACTGTCCAAGAGAAATGTCATATCGAATGCGGCAGTGAACGGACAAGGGGCGAATCAAGCAAGACGATCTTCTAGCTCCCCTTTGGCCGGTGGTACTAGCCAACACAGCGCAACTGGCTCTCACGGTTCGCATTACACCCCCGACCACTATCAAACTGTCGGTGGCCAGCAGTATCTACCGGAGCAAAACGATGACGTAAGCGACTCGGAAAGTAATGAGTACGCTTACGCTTATCATAACCCTATTGAGAATGTGAGATCGACTGGAATGCCTTCCGTCAACCACGATCAATGCAATATTTCCTATCCGCGCCACAACAGCTATTTGAGGCCGTTTAACTCGCATCAGAATCATCAGGGACCTAAACATCTCAACACCAACATGAGCAGCTACGATCCACAACAGCCCCGAAGTCTGACAAGTCACTTGCTACCGAATGGATCGTGTTTTACTGATCGCGTGGTCCAACTGGGCAACATCCATTCGGTTGAGTCGCCGAGAATTCCTGTAAAGAACTTTACCAATGGCCCAGATTTCTCCTATGAATCCTCGCATAATTGCCACGGGTTTAGCAATGGTCAGGAACGATCGCAGTCTGAATGCCACAATTTCGAAGCTGATGGCGACGATGAAGACGACAGCGGATCAGATGATGTTGGCTGCCAGGGTGAGGTTGGCTGTGATCATAATGATACCGAATCTTCGTTGTATGCAGAGGCCGATAACTACGATGTGCATCTTGCTGCTCATCAGCCGAGGGAATGAATTCGGAGCCaaattattaaaaacaaaaaaaaacaaaaaaacaaatacacaaaaaaggcctatttttttaagacaaTTACCTAATAATTGCATGTTCCCTGTATATAATCTCGTTCAATTTCAACAAGTTATTGTCTAGTCATGTGGAAGCTTGTTTGTATGATACATGTACAGCTACAATAAACGCGGGTCATTCCATGCAAAGAGATCCTTGCTGTCAAGCGCTATGTAGATGAAATTATTTTAACCTCAGCGGTAAAGAACTAGGAATGCTTATCAAAGTGGGAAACCCTACTTATTGTTTGCTTCTAAATTTGCCAGCAACACACCGAATACAAGTGGTAGGCCTACctaatgattaaaaaaaaattactgccTGTTGATCCTTTGCGCGTAGTTCGCACTGCTGTAATACTGTAAAACATGATAAATTACATGCAGTATAAAATAAACGACTAGTCGTGACCCGCATTCAAATTTTAATCGCGAAGATTCAACCATTTCTGCAATAATTTGACGCGCGGCACCTGGCAGTAAAAGATAGAACTTCATCTAAATattgtaaatattttgaaatttttactGCAATGATCCTTCGAATTCCTTTGAATTCCTACTGTCAGATGTCGTATATCCgtaacaaaaaggaaagaaaaaggctcGGTCTGCGTTCAATCCCGATATAATAGTAAGATACACAATCGCGCTATCCCTGACTGCTGGCGGAAACGGCGGGTGTTTACTAAGGGGTTCAAAGATTCCCCGTTAGTATTCCAACAATTTATGCAAAAATCTAATGGACTCAAGGGCTCTCGGTGTTCGCgcagttcccgatagggtttGTAATGATTATTTTAATAATCGATAT
This genomic interval from Daphnia magna isolate NIES linkage group LG8, ASM2063170v1.1, whole genome shotgun sequence contains the following:
- the LOC116929675 gene encoding protein sax-3, giving the protein MRLTRNTASGWLIRLVLTAALLLWEYAAANGGKPPRITEHPSDVTVPRHDPVTLQCSADGYPTPVIEWYRDGEFIISSSSNSASSTTSTASSRILLPGGALFFLRVVHSRKENDAGVYWCLARNSQGVARSRNATLTIAHLQTEFRTMPQPVQGIAGDSVVLECEPPRGHPEPQIRWKKNGQSLELDLDLGVDSDRIRVEESGNLVITKLAASDQGRYVCVAQNTVGTRETSPVLLTVNVRPGVIRPPQDITALVGSDVNFECGVTGDPTPVVTWRRVDGSPMPANGRTRPVDHNKSGLVSVLRIERISASDSGRYLCNVENSLGSSSAWAQLTVLVPPTWDFGSTAGGNSQPNNSPLPKEARAHAGQTFTLDCPADGSPKPLIFWNREGRAQPYFANAADGDSQSRWSVLSNGTLVIRDVRREDASALWCAAVNEAGSLMARTRLEVISISKPPPVVIEVGPANQTLPTKSPASLPCQAEGQPVKWTKDGRPLNVSLAMDTFNTGGSQGSHHSRISLSDSGLLMIDDLQLSDAGTYTCEVGEDDQFAAWTATLAVASPTNPNVVFYRSPSDPMALPGSPSQPRLLQKTSTSLTIGWQSGSRMGASTLLGYTIEVFNSAEDDYDGESARPRQGSWTWTGPFVQVKRSWRIVTRGLKADQFTLNDLQPATSYTFLVRAENNHGLSLPSPVSPWFTTLPATKHNGQGQWQSAAELEDVRLRLSAPRLRLDQARSINSTSVRLSWQLLDGDSDTTLDAIHVWYRRAEANNDSDDDETLNEEVVIPMNRIMSANHLGSFSHTLGALSPYTRYVFFLVPSFRNVLGQPSNSKMERTMEAVPAGPPLNLVVRQLNATSVLVQWLPPPIALRNGNITSYQISVALDGTNPRTLLANLTIPALPTSVVIGGLNTNTAYSIQAAAWTLMGLGPTSPPVVYRMEPVISSSATNVRSGSSPSLAKPSDDENSMGGSDSAPQGVTQVVQETWFILLLGGILLAILCLLVAALLVRRNLAKKKALSALSKSDPIVDASCHGMVGGVAGTVRGREAFWSRGWSTSIGNAKEMDAQATLLPHGVGTTAIMNRSLVPPPEYAELLGHGANQDQSQHQHPGQLSLSSFLPRRNPNVQQPHPAAYATTTLVAHRNNASNSQQHCVNHDPYAASCSAFSASDSSGYTTDELGDRCRRPYPSGISSKSRQSNGSNGVKPLPNLGELLPPPPRHPPPINPSQGIFDRQNSEALANHLAMKNASLNGPLPVHSSPALSKRNVISNAAVNGQGANQARRSSSSPLAGGTSQHSATGSHGSHYTPDHYQTVGGQQYLPEQNDDVSDSESNEYAYAYHNPIENVRSTGMPSVNHDQCNISYPRHNSYLRPFNSHQNHQGPKHLNTNMSSYDPQQPRSLTSHLLPNGSCFTDRVVQLGNIHSVESPRIPVKNFTNGPDFSYESSHNCHGFSNGQERSQSECHNFEADGDDEDDSGSDDVGCQGEVGCDHNDTESSLYAEADNYDVHLAAHQPRE